GGGTGTTCGCAGTCGCCGGATACGCTGAACAGCTTCAACCCCGTGGACTTGTCCGTTCCAATGCTCTTGAACCAGTGCGCGCCTTTCGCAAGGATGCACGCGACCCACGCGAGCGTTTCGACGTTGTTCACCACGGTGGGATGTCCGAGATAACCCGTGTCTACGGGGTATGGAGGACGATTGCGAGGTTCGCCGCGGTGACCTTCCAGCGACTCGATGAGCGCGGTTTCTTCACCGCACACATAGGCGCCGGAGCCCATGCGAATCTCGATGTCGAACGTGAACCCTTCGCGAGAGAGGATGTTTTCGCCCAAAAGCCCCTCGTTGCGCCTGCGCTGCAAGATGGCTTCCAGAAGAGGACGAAGATACGAGTATTCGCCGCGCAAGTAGATGATGCCGTGCTTTGCGCCGATTGCGAGCGCGGCAATGGACATGCCTTCGAACACGAGATCCGCGTACTCGGTGAGAATGACGCGGTCTTTGAAGGTGCCCGGCTCGCCTTCGTCGGCGTTGCAGACTACGTACTTGTGTTCGTCTTTTGCGGCCGCCGCCAAATTCCATTTGACGCCCGTGGGGAAGCCCGCGCCGCCGCGTCCCTTCATGCCCGACGCGCTGATTTCGGCGATGATTTCGCTCCGGTGTTTCTTAACGGCGTGTTGCAGGCCCGCGTTGATTCTTGCGCTGCCGAAGGTCAGCGGACCCGTCTTGGTATTGTGCATGCCGGCAGCCCGATCCAGCGTTACGTTCATACGAGGTACTCCTGCCGTTTCTCCGTGGCGAACACCCCAAAGGCCCGCCTGCACCCATCGAGTATGTCGTGGACCTTGTCCGGCGTCACGCGCGTGAACACGTGATCGTTCACGAGCATCGCGGGCCCCTGGTCGCACATGCCGATGCAGTTCGCCCACTCGAGCGTGAACCGGCCGTCCGGCGTCGTTTCGCCAAACGAAATGCCCAGGTCGTTCTCAAGCTGACGCGCGACCCGGTCTTTGTTCTGCATCGCGCAGGAAAGGGTGCGGCACAGCCGGATGATGAACTTCCCCTTGGGGCGATGGTCGAGAAAACTGTAGAAGGAGACCACGCCGTATACCTCGACCGGATGAATGTCGAGCATGTTCGCGACCACTTGCATGGCGTGTTCGGAGACGTGGAAATACTTCGCCTGTATCTCCTGCAGAATGGGGATCAGCGCGCTGCGCGTACGCCCGAACTCGTCTCCCCATCTCTGGATGTCCTGGTTGAGCTTGTCTTGTTGGGTCTGAAACATCAACTACCCCTCCTTCTTCTTTTCGAGAAGGCGCTTCACCTTCGCGATGAGCGTGGCGGGCTCGACGGGCTTCTCCTGGAATTCCTCCACAGGCACAAGGTCGTCGTCACTGCCGTACTGCAAGCCCGTCACCATGCCGATGCTGGTCAGCATGAGAATGGGTGACTTGAAGTCTTTGCGGCGAAGTTCTTGTGCCATCGTCATTCCGTCGTCCGGTTGTTCCATCATCACGTCCAAGATGATGAGATCCGGCTTGAATGACTCTACGGCTGCCATCCCGGAAGCTTTGTCGTGCGCACTGGCGACTTCATAGCCCTCCTTCTCGAGAAAGAGAGACGCGGCTTCCGTGATGTCGGGATCATCGTCGACGATCAGGATCTTTGCCATACCCCCAACTCCTTATTTGGCATATAGTTGCCTACACAAACCTGGAAACGGAACCCCCTTTAAGACGCCCGGACGGACCGAGGAACTACCAACCGCCCGAAAAAATCGTGATTTTTTTCACGATTTCTATACCCGTTATACAATAACTCTCGGCAAATTTCAAGCCCCTTGTTCTTCACTGCCGTTTTTCGCACTTTCATCTTGCAAGAAACCTCCGGCGCAGGCCGCCTTTTTGAGCCTTTCTGCACTGCGCCGATTGCTCGCTCCCCTAGCCGGGGGCAGCCAGTGAGTCAGGCTACCTAGGAGAAGTAACTATTTCGCTTCTCCAGGGATAAATAGACTGGCCGGGTAGATTGGTGAAGGATTTGCTAGAATACCGGAATTTGCGGACTACCCTATTCGCGGATAATCTGTTATAATCCGGTCTACGGCGGAGAGAATGCTGTGCGAACTCCCCGTCGGCTGTGCTCGTTCCGTCCCTGTCCGGGATCGGGCTCCCCCGACCGCGTAAGTGTCGCGAGACGCCACGCGTACCACGAGTGAGGAAGGGACTCGTTGGTTGCTCGGTAGAAGTACATGAGGCGAGAGGGTTCCTCGTTTGACAGAATTCAAGAGACTTCCGTGCCCCGCGCGAGTCGGAAGCGTGTCCATAAACCGAACCGAATTAGAAGCTGTCCTTGCCGAGTTTGTCGGCGCCGGAATCGAGCGATCGGGCCGCTGTGTCCTGGTTACAGATGGCGTTCCCACCGAATCTCTACTTGAAGGCCTTTCGCGCTGCGGACTGGACGCCGAGGCCGCCATGTTGTCGGGCACGCTGATCATCGCGGATCGCGCCAATACGGTCGACTCGTCGGGGACGCCCTTGTCCCGTCTTACCGCAGGCTCCCCGGGCCGGGAAACCTGGGTGGTCGTGGTCAACCCCACGTTGCCGGACGCGCAGGAAACGTTTCTGCAAATGGCGCAGGACAGGGTGTTGAGTGTCCGCGAAGTCTGTGAAACAAATAAACTCGTTCTATTAGAAGCCCTGGAAACAGAGCAGTATCCGGGCTACGATCCCATCGATCTGCTTCGCATGTATCCTGCCGTGTATTCGCGCGGCGCAGTCTGCCGCAATCGCTACTACATTCAAACCGGTGAATTCCTGGAATCCCTGGACCCCGAATCCAGACTGGATACCGTGCTTAACGACATCCGTGCCGTGGAGCAATCGGAAAGCGCCCTGCACGAGACCCAGGAGCGTCTGCGCAACCAGGTCGACTCCGATAAGCGCCTGAAGACAGAGCGCGTGTTGCGCGAGACGTACGCCATGTTGCGTGCCGTAGTGCAAGCCTCTCCCGCGGCGATTGTGGTGTTCGACCCAAGCCTGCGCGTATCGACGTGGAACCCCGCGGCAGAGTTCCTTCTGGGGTGCCCACGCAGGGACGTGCTTGGCGTTCGCTTAAGCACCTATACGACTGACGGCTCTCCAATCGAAGACCTCGCGCGAAACTGTTTCGAGGGAAATCGAGTGGCGGGGCAGGAACTCACGATCCAGCGAAAAGACGGCTCTGAAATCACGCTCGCATTCTGGACGGCTCCTATCATCGAGACCGATGGAAGCGTGACCGGCGTCATGGTTCTGATGATCGACGTGACAAAGGCAAAAGAGCTTGAGAGTCAGTTGATTCAAGCGCAGAAGATGGAAGCTATCGGCCGACTCGCTGGAGGGATTGCGCACGACTTCAACAACCTGCTTCTGGCAATTCTGGGCACGACGGAATTGATGCTCTCGCGCGAAGACCTTTCCGAAGACACGCGGTTCGACGTCGCGGATATTCGCCGCGCGGCGGATCGCGCGAGCGCCTTGACGCGGCAATTGCTGGCCTTCAGCAGGAAGCAAATACTTCAACCGCGCGCGCTCGACCTGAATGCCGTCATTGCCGACATGCACAAAATGATGTCGCGCCTGCTGAAAGAAGATATTGAGCTGGAGATGAAATTGCACCCCGATCTGGATCATGTCAAGGCAGATCCGGGCCAGGTCGAGCAGATCATTCTGAATCTTGTCATGAACGCGCGCGACGCGATGACTGACGGAGGCAGTATCTCGCTGTCTACCGCGAGCACAACCATTACCGCTTCGTACGATCCTGAAACGACCGGCCTGCCGCCCGGAGGATACGTCGTCTTGGAAGTGCGGGATTCCGGGTGCGGGATGAGCGAGGAAGTACTCGCGCACATCTTCGAGCCCTTCTACACGACGAAGCCGGCAGATAAAGGGACTGGCCTGGGTCTTTCGACGGTTTATGGAATTGTAAAGCAAAGTGGCGGTGGCATCGTCGTCGAGAGCGAACCCGGAAAGGGCTCGGCATTTCGCGTGTACCTTCCCTCCACGCAAGAGGAAGTCCCCGCGGGTGAAGTCGGCACGGTTACACGAAGCCTACGCATCGGCACAGAGACGGTCCTCGTAGTGGAAGACGAAGACATGGTTCGCGGACCGGTGGTCAAGGTGCTTCAGATGGACGGATACGAAACGCTCGAGGCCGGCAGCGGCGAAGAAGCGCTGAAGATTATCGAATCGTTCGAAGGCACGATTCATCTGATGGTAACAGACGTTGTGATGCCGGGCATGAACGGTCGCGAACTCGCGGAGCACGTTGTG
This DNA window, taken from Candidatus Hydrogenedentota bacterium, encodes the following:
- a CDS encoding dehydrogenase, with protein sequence MHNTKTGPLTFGSARINAGLQHAVKKHRSEIIAEISASGMKGRGGAGFPTGVKWNLAAAAKDEHKYVVCNADEGEPGTFKDRVILTEYADLVFEGMSIAALAIGAKHGIIYLRGEYSYLRPLLEAILQRRRNEGLLGENILSREGFTFDIEIRMGSGAYVCGEETALIESLEGHRGEPRNRPPYPVDTGYLGHPTVVNNVETLAWVACILAKGAHWFKSIGTDKSTGLKLFSVSGDCEHPGVYEFPMGISVADLLKEVGGEDAKAVQIGGASGHCVPASEFARTIAYEDIPTGGSIIVFGPDRDMVDVSRNFLEFFVEESCGQCTPCRVGSAKLLEGVEKLSKGACSMQYLRELRGLGETMQLASKCGLGQSAPNAFLSIVAHFKDELMGRIAAAPGEKE
- the nuoE gene encoding NADH-quinone oxidoreductase subunit NuoE, which gives rise to MFQTQQDKLNQDIQRWGDEFGRTRSALIPILQEIQAKYFHVSEHAMQVVANMLDIHPVEVYGVVSFYSFLDHRPKGKFIIRLCRTLSCAMQNKDRVARQLENDLGISFGETTPDGRFTLEWANCIGMCDQGPAMLVNDHVFTRVTPDKVHDILDGCRRAFGVFATEKRQEYLV
- a CDS encoding response regulator, with the protein product MAKILIVDDDPDITEAASLFLEKEGYEVASAHDKASGMAAVESFKPDLIILDVMMEQPDDGMTMAQELRRKDFKSPILMLTSIGMVTGLQYGSDDDLVPVEEFQEKPVEPATLIAKVKRLLEKKKEG
- a CDS encoding response regulator; this translates as MSINRTELEAVLAEFVGAGIERSGRCVLVTDGVPTESLLEGLSRCGLDAEAAMLSGTLIIADRANTVDSSGTPLSRLTAGSPGRETWVVVVNPTLPDAQETFLQMAQDRVLSVREVCETNKLVLLEALETEQYPGYDPIDLLRMYPAVYSRGAVCRNRYYIQTGEFLESLDPESRLDTVLNDIRAVEQSESALHETQERLRNQVDSDKRLKTERVLRETYAMLRAVVQASPAAIVVFDPSLRVSTWNPAAEFLLGCPRRDVLGVRLSTYTTDGSPIEDLARNCFEGNRVAGQELTIQRKDGSEITLAFWTAPIIETDGSVTGVMVLMIDVTKAKELESQLIQAQKMEAIGRLAGGIAHDFNNLLLAILGTTELMLSREDLSEDTRFDVADIRRAADRASALTRQLLAFSRKQILQPRALDLNAVIADMHKMMSRLLKEDIELEMKLHPDLDHVKADPGQVEQIILNLVMNARDAMTDGGSISLSTASTTITASYDPETTGLPPGGYVVLEVRDSGCGMSEEVLAHIFEPFYTTKPADKGTGLGLSTVYGIVKQSGGGIVVESEPGKGSAFRVYLPSTQEEVPAGEVGTVTRSLRIGTETVLVVEDEDMVRGPVVKVLQMDGYETLEAGSGEEALKIIESFEGTIHLMVTDVVMPGMNGRELAEHVVKLRPGTKVLFMSGHMEELIIGQGVLAPGVPFLQKPFQMTVFADKVREMLDLPKKNRRRAC